One part of the Bdellovibrio sp. KM01 genome encodes these proteins:
- a CDS encoding TldD/PmbA family protein has product MNFIETTQKTFNAIADQIFAKLQSGEEANINLNAEDSVFVRINNNKVRQNTHVEQRTISMQFQKNQRTARITFEITGVADLDKARALEILEMARKECELLPEDPKQVPMRNNGTSSNYIKGSLLSHEEMFEKLIAPAEGSDLAGIYCAGPRVSASRNSAGQNHFFATDSFFIDYSLYMGEKAVKGTYAGTQWNQNEYAANLAQNKNQLKLMDRPKKVLPQGPYKVYLAPAAVAEMASMFSWSAMSYSAYKQGSSPLQKLADKEKSFSPLFSMRENFSTGLTPPFNSLGEVSPEKVELINQGQLKTFLISSGTAKEYGVEGNLAGPNEGPRALEILPGTLAKENILKELGTGVYLSNLHYLNWSDRPTARITGMTRYACFWVENGEIVAPIADMRWDESLFDCLGENLLAVTNFQDIDPSVDTYNSRAWGGKKLPGLLIKDFKFTL; this is encoded by the coding sequence ATGAACTTTATCGAAACAACGCAAAAAACATTTAATGCGATTGCTGATCAGATCTTTGCAAAACTTCAATCTGGCGAAGAGGCGAATATCAATTTGAACGCCGAAGACTCGGTCTTTGTTCGTATCAATAATAACAAAGTTCGTCAGAACACGCATGTTGAGCAACGCACGATCAGCATGCAGTTTCAAAAAAATCAGCGCACAGCTCGCATCACTTTTGAAATTACAGGTGTTGCAGACCTCGACAAGGCACGCGCTTTAGAAATTCTTGAGATGGCTCGCAAAGAGTGTGAATTGTTACCGGAAGATCCTAAGCAAGTTCCGATGCGCAACAACGGCACCAGCAGCAACTATATCAAAGGCAGTCTGCTTTCTCACGAAGAGATGTTTGAAAAACTGATTGCACCGGCGGAAGGCTCTGACCTGGCCGGTATTTACTGCGCAGGGCCTCGCGTTTCTGCGAGCCGCAACTCTGCAGGACAAAATCATTTCTTTGCGACGGATTCATTCTTTATCGATTACTCTTTGTACATGGGCGAAAAGGCTGTGAAAGGTACTTACGCTGGGACGCAGTGGAATCAAAATGAATATGCCGCAAATCTGGCACAAAACAAAAACCAGCTAAAGCTGATGGACCGTCCTAAAAAAGTTTTACCTCAAGGGCCTTACAAAGTTTATCTGGCACCAGCAGCGGTTGCTGAAATGGCTTCGATGTTTTCCTGGAGTGCGATGAGCTACAGTGCTTACAAGCAAGGTAGCAGCCCTCTGCAAAAACTGGCGGATAAAGAAAAATCATTCTCCCCGCTTTTCTCGATGCGCGAAAATTTCTCGACAGGTCTGACTCCCCCATTCAATTCCCTGGGTGAAGTTTCCCCAGAGAAAGTGGAATTGATCAATCAAGGTCAGCTTAAGACTTTCTTGATTTCGTCAGGCACCGCGAAAGAGTACGGCGTTGAAGGAAACCTGGCTGGTCCAAACGAAGGACCACGCGCCTTGGAAATCTTGCCGGGAACATTGGCAAAGGAAAATATTTTGAAGGAGCTTGGAACCGGTGTTTACCTTTCCAACCTTCACTACTTGAATTGGTCGGACCGTCCCACAGCACGAATCACGGGGATGACTCGATATGCTTGCTTCTGGGTTGAGAACGGCGAAATCGTCGCTCCTATCGCAGATATGCGTTGGGATGAGAGTTTGTTTGATTGCCTGGGTGAGAACCTTTTGGCAGTGACGAACTTCCAGGACATTGATCCTTCGGTCGACACTTACAACTCTCGTGCCTGGGGTGGGAAAAAACTGCCAGGACTTTTGATCAAAGATTTTAAATTTACTCTTTAG
- a CDS encoding DUF4286 family protein, with protein MVTYIVQTTVQYEVYNEYVEWLKTDYIPQALKIPGFISADLCLRKGGAMESSAKELRVVFKVESEDSIKSYISEHAMPLREKATEKFPGRFSNNREIWLDTITFVSK; from the coding sequence ATGGTTACCTATATCGTGCAAACTACAGTTCAATACGAAGTCTACAATGAGTACGTAGAGTGGTTGAAAACTGACTACATTCCTCAAGCCTTGAAAATCCCTGGATTTATCAGTGCAGATCTTTGCCTTCGCAAAGGCGGCGCAATGGAATCTTCGGCAAAAGAACTTCGTGTCGTATTTAAAGTCGAGAGTGAAGACTCTATTAAATCCTATATTTCGGAGCACGCAATGCCGCTTCGTGAAAAGGCGACTGAAAAATTCCCAGGCAGATTCTCTAACAATCGCGAAATTTGGCTAGACACCATTACTTTTGTGTCAAAATAA
- a CDS encoding actin-binding protein: MSSASFQKLLNNLSKNKNVQSLLENFQTLSDEIKKREGDLKGKFDKSKEQKIEQAWQKYQEIVKVLSASEEKLEKEVTTTIAKIKKSADALEKNIQVAKKKAIVQKTKLEKALFKKTMTAKKGAAKTAKKAAAKRPVKTAKKAVRKATKKATRK, from the coding sequence ATGTCATCTGCATCATTTCAGAAACTTTTGAATAACCTCTCAAAGAACAAGAACGTACAAAGCCTTCTTGAGAACTTCCAAACTTTGAGCGACGAAATCAAAAAACGCGAAGGCGACCTTAAAGGCAAATTCGATAAATCCAAAGAACAGAAGATCGAGCAAGCTTGGCAGAAATACCAAGAGATCGTAAAAGTTTTGAGCGCCTCTGAAGAGAAGCTTGAAAAAGAAGTGACGACGACAATTGCAAAAATCAAAAAATCTGCGGACGCTCTAGAAAAGAACATCCAAGTCGCTAAGAAAAAAGCGATCGTTCAAAAAACGAAATTGGAAAAAGCCTTGTTCAAAAAAACAATGACGGCCAAAAAAGGCGCTGCAAAAACAGCTAAAAAAGCTGCCGCGAAACGCCCTGTTAAAACCGCTAAAAAGGCAGTTCGCAAGGCTACAAAAAAGGCTACTCGCAAG